GGTCGCCCTGGGCGCCGACGGTGTCGTTTCCTGTCTGCAGCCGGGCCAGGCCTATGTCGACATGTCGACCGTCGATCCCGATACCGCCCGTGCGATCGGTGACGCCGTGACCCGGGTCGGCGGACGCTTTCTCGAAGCGCCGGTATCGGGCAGCAGGAAACCGGCGGAGGAAGGGAGCCTGGTCATTCTGGCCGCCGGCGACGAAGCGCTGTACCGGGAGATGGCGGCCGTTTTCGATTGTCTCGGCAAGAAGAGCTTCTTTCTTGGCGAGGTCGGGCAGGGGGCGTGCCTGAAGCTGATCGTCAACATGACCATGGGTGGCATGATGACCCTGCTGGCCGAAGCCCTGGCGCTGGCCGACAGGTGCGGGCTCGATGCCCGGCAGGTACTCGAGGCTCTCGATTCCGGCGCGATCGCCAATCCGATGTTTCGTCTCAAGGGGGACCGGATCGTCGAGGACGACCATCCGCCCCATTTCCCTCTCCGGCACATGCAGAAAGATCTGCGTCTGGCCGTCAGCCTCGGCGACCGGCTGGGGCAGGCGCTTCACGGCGTGGCCACGGCCAACGAAACCTTCAAGCGGGCCCTGGGCGCCGGACTGGGGGACGAGGATTTCGCCGCAGTGGCCCGGATCATCTCCGGCTGAGCGGAAGAAGAAAAGGAGGCTGTCGTGCGCGGATTCCTCGAGGACTGCCGGCAGATCGAACTGACCGTAAGCCGGATCTACCAACACCTGGCCGGGCGGCAGGGTTTTCCCGCAACCTACCGGCAGATGTTTTTGACCCTGGCCAAGGACGAGGGAGACCATGCCCGGCAGTTTGACCTGGCCCTTCAGTTGCCCGACGGAATGTTGGGGGAGAGGCGCCGGCTTTCAGGAGAGAAGGCCTGCGAGGGGTTGCTGACGGTCCGCCGGCGGCTGCAGGATCTGCTGCAGACCGAATGCAGCCTGAGGCAGGCGCTGGAACTGGCCGTCGAACTTGAACGCCGGTTCATTCGGGTGCACATCGACACCAGCCTTGTCATCGACGACCCGAAGATCTCCGATCTCTTTCGCAAATTGGCCCGCAGCGAGCAAGAGCACCTGGCCACCTTGCGGCGGCATGTCGAACTCTGGAACAGCGAGCACTGAAGACGGAGACGGTCAGTCGTCTTCGCCGAAGATCCGGGCGGAAAAGATGTAGATGTCAGCGTCCGGGCTCTGCCAGGCGGTGGTTGGCAGGCCGGCCTTGACGCAGGTCTGCTTCAGAAAGGTCTCCCGGTCCCAGCCGTGTTCCGTCGCTACCTGCGGCAGCAGCACGCCCCGGTGAAAGCTCTTTTCGATATAGATGCCGTGCCGGCCGACCTCGATCTCCTCGATGGTTTCGATCTTCTGCAGCGGCGACAGGACCGAAATCTCGAGCGAGAAGTTCTGCAGGTCGCTTTCCTGCATCGGGTAGAAGCGGGGATCCTGGGTGGCGGAGGCGACCGCCATCTTGGCGACCTCGCGGAAGAGGGGAAGTTCGGACTGGAAGTTGCCGATGCAGCCGCGAAGCTGTCCGTTCTGCTTGATGGTGACGAAACAGCCGCTGCGCCGGTTGAGAGCCTTTTCCTCGCGCGGTTCCGGTTCCCAGTCCTCTTTTTTTACGGCGTGTTCGATGGCCTGTCGGGCGATCGCCAGCAGGACGTCCTGCTCCCTGGATGACAGCTCCGTCTCCATCGTCTCCTCCCTATCGCAAACCATGTCACGTAAAACAGGCCTGTGCGGCCGGAATCAGGACCATGGTAATGATGGGACAGCGCGATTTCAAGCTCTTTTCGGGTGCGGTGGCCGATTTTGTCCTCAGGCGCCAGCCTTTTTCTGTTTCTCCAGTTTTTTCCGCTCGTTGGCGTTGAGAACCTTCTTGCGCAGCCGGATCGATTTCGGCGTGACTTCCACCAGTTCGTCATCGTCGATGAATTCGAGGGCCTGCTCCAGGGAGAGGGTGCGCGGCGGCGTCAGGCGGACGGCCTCGTCGGAGCCGGCGGCGCGGATGTTGGTCAGCTTCTTCCCCTTGCCCGGATTGACCACCAGATCGTTTTCCTTGGCGTGCTGGCCGATGATCATCCCCTCGTAGACCTTGACGCCGGGACCGACGAAGAGGATGCCGCGCTCCTGCAGGTTGAACAGGCCGTAGGCCACGGTTTCGCAGGCCTCCATGGCAATCAGGACGCCGTTCTTGCGGCCGGGGATGGGGCCGCGCCAGGGGCCGTAGTCGTGAAAGGTGTGGTTCATGATGCCGGTGCCGTGGGTGTCGGTCAGAAACTCGGTGCGGAAACCGATCAGGCCGCGGGCGGGGATGATGAACTCCAGCCGGGTGAAGCCGTCCATCGGTGTCATGGAGACCATTTCCGCCTTGCGGACGCCGAGCTTTTCGATCACCGTCCCCTGGTACTCTTCCGGCACGTCGATGGTCAGGTACTCGAGGGGCTCGCATTTGACGCCGTCGATCTCGCGGAGGATGACTTCCGGCTTGGAAACCGACAGCTCGTAGCCTTCGCGGCGCATGTTCTCGATCAGGATCGACAGGTGCAGCTCGCCGCGGCCGGAAACCTTGAAGGTATCGGTCTGTTCCGTCTCTTCCACCCGCAGCGAGACATTGGTGCGCAGCTCGCGCAGCAGGCGCTCGCGCAGGTTGCGGCTGGTGACGAATTTGCCTTCCTGGCCGGCGAAGGGCGAATTGTTGACGATGAAGTTCATCGACAGGGTCGGCTCGTCGATTGCCACGTAGGGCAGGGCGATCGGGTGCTCGGCGTCGGCGACGGTCTCGCCGATGCCGATCTCCTCGAAACCGGCGATGGTGACGATGTCGCCGGCCTCGGCGACGGTCAGTTCGACCTGCTGCAGGCCGTCGTAGCCGAGCAGCTTGCTGATGCGGCCATTGCGGATCGTGCCATCCTTGCCGATGACGGCGACGGTCTCCCCGGCGCTGATTCTGCCGGCGAAAATCTTGCCGGTGGCCAGACGGCCGATGTAGTCGTTGTAGGCGATGGACGTCACCAGCAGCTGGAAGGGGGCGTCCGGGTCGACGTCGGGCGCCGGCACCCGGTTGCGGATGACCTCGAACAGGGGTTCGAGGCTGTCGCTTTCGTCGTCGAGGTCCTTCTTGGCGATGCCCAGCTTGGCGCTGGTGTAGACGATCGGAAAGTCGAGCTGTTCGTCGCTGGCGTTCAGTTCGCAGAAGAGGTCGAAGACCATGTCGACCACCTGGTCGGGGCGGGCGCCGGGCCGGTCGATCTTGTTGATGACGACGATCGGGCGCAGGCCGAGGTCGAGGGACTTTTTCAGCACGAACCGGGTCTGCGGCATGGGGCCGTCGAAGGCGTCGACCAGCAGCAGCACCGAGTCGACCATCTTCAGCACCCGCTCCACCTCGCCGCCGAAGTCGGCGTGACCGGGGGTGTCGACGATGTTGATCTTCATGCCGCCGTGGCGGATGGAGAGATTCTTCGACAGGATGGTGATACCGCGCTCCCGCTCCAGGTCGTTGCTGTCCATGATCCGCTCGGT
This window of the Geothermobacter ehrlichii genome carries:
- a CDS encoding NAD(P)-dependent oxidoreductase gives rise to the protein MKRIGFLGLGIMGRAMAANLVRAGFQVTVWNRTSAACAPLVELGARQAGSIQEAVRASEVTLAMLADPEASHEVALGADGVVSCLQPGQAYVDMSTVDPDTARAIGDAVTRVGGRFLEAPVSGSRKPAEEGSLVILAAGDEALYREMAAVFDCLGKKSFFLGEVGQGACLKLIVNMTMGGMMTLLAEALALADRCGLDARQVLEALDSGAIANPMFRLKGDRIVEDDHPPHFPLRHMQKDLRLAVSLGDRLGQALHGVATANETFKRALGAGLGDEDFAAVARIISG
- a CDS encoding ferritin family protein, whose protein sequence is MRGFLEDCRQIELTVSRIYQHLAGRQGFPATYRQMFLTLAKDEGDHARQFDLALQLPDGMLGERRRLSGEKACEGLLTVRRRLQDLLQTECSLRQALELAVELERRFIRVHIDTSLVIDDPKISDLFRKLARSEQEHLATLRRHVELWNSEH
- the amrA gene encoding AmmeMemoRadiSam system protein A codes for the protein METELSSREQDVLLAIARQAIEHAVKKEDWEPEPREEKALNRRSGCFVTIKQNGQLRGCIGNFQSELPLFREVAKMAVASATQDPRFYPMQESDLQNFSLEISVLSPLQKIETIEEIEVGRHGIYIEKSFHRGVLLPQVATEHGWDRETFLKQTCVKAGLPTTAWQSPDADIYIFSARIFGEDD
- the typA gene encoding translational GTPase TypA — translated: MQETVRNIAIIAHVDHGKTTLVDAMLMQSGIFRENQQVTERIMDSNDLERERGITILSKNLSIRHGGMKINIVDTPGHADFGGEVERVLKMVDSVLLLVDAFDGPMPQTRFVLKKSLDLGLRPIVVINKIDRPGARPDQVVDMVFDLFCELNASDEQLDFPIVYTSAKLGIAKKDLDDESDSLEPLFEVIRNRVPAPDVDPDAPFQLLVTSIAYNDYIGRLATGKIFAGRISAGETVAVIGKDGTIRNGRISKLLGYDGLQQVELTVAEAGDIVTIAGFEEIGIGETVADAEHPIALPYVAIDEPTLSMNFIVNNSPFAGQEGKFVTSRNLRERLLRELRTNVSLRVEETEQTDTFKVSGRGELHLSILIENMRREGYELSVSKPEVILREIDGVKCEPLEYLTIDVPEEYQGTVIEKLGVRKAEMVSMTPMDGFTRLEFIIPARGLIGFRTEFLTDTHGTGIMNHTFHDYGPWRGPIPGRKNGVLIAMEACETVAYGLFNLQERGILFVGPGVKVYEGMIIGQHAKENDLVVNPGKGKKLTNIRAAGSDEAVRLTPPRTLSLEQALEFIDDDELVEVTPKSIRLRKKVLNANERKKLEKQKKAGA